In the genome of Brachypodium distachyon strain Bd21 chromosome 3, Brachypodium_distachyon_v3.0, whole genome shotgun sequence, the window gttttagtgcaagtttgtTTATCAAGATGGGAAACAATAAAAAACACAAGAGAAGATTACTGAGTAACTCGAGCACTATTCTTCGGTTTGATTCATTCTGTTCTTCAGTCAACTGCGGAAGTTCATCTAGCCGGGGGCAGTGCAATCTTTATTGCCATGAAGAACCGATCGAGTCGAATGCCACTAGTTGAACGTTGCTACTAGTAGACCAAGGTAGTACAAGGGCAGGGAATGGCTTTATTATGCCGCGAGTGCTTGTCGGggcccatgcatgcaatgcaaggtCATGAGGACGTGACGCGGACGCGCCATTTATTGGCGCCATTGTGATAGCTGTCTGGCTGCAGACCAGTATGTGTGTGACATCGTGGCTATGCTTCCTCTGAATATTTTGCAGGCGCCGTTGAATTTTTGTACTCTCGTGGAGTCCAAATTGGGCTCAACCAGTCCGATCGCTTCATGGGAATGGAGCGAGACTGCATGGAATTGAATATTTTCACTGTATATTTCGGTCTGAAACTTTGGACCCCCTGTCTTTGTGTCTGAACATGCATGGTATGCATTCTCGGTCTGAAACTTGGGAGTTGGCACTCCTTATCTTCGTACCTGAGCGTGGTATGCATTTTAGAGAAGGAGAATGAGACGTCAATACGGAAGAACCGAAATTGTGCCAGAAAGGATAGGAGCACACTGGCTACGAACTTAACGGATATGATCATGTCAAGCTCTGTTTCAACAAGATTACAACCGGAATGACCCATGACTTATCACGTAATTATACACAGTACCAGCAGGCAAGATTTTTTCTCAGCCTTCAATGTGAAaactcgagaagaagaaaaaataggtTAAATAAACCAAGATTCAAGGTAATCTTCTTCACATTTCTCAAGACCTTGCTTGCTTGCCCCCCTTGTGCTTTCTGCCGCATTCGCAAATGTGGTTGTTCGCCgcaaacatgcatgcagcctTGAGCCTTCTTCCTCGACCAAAGACACAGATTTTGCTTGTTAATCCGAGGTGCCATTCCCACACCCCTGATCCTGCTCTTCACCCTAAGAATTGCACACCGATGATCTGATTTGATCTGAAAGTGTCTCAGGGCCGTTTGGTGTCCCAGATCTCCTCCAGCTCCCTGGCGAGCTCCTTCTGGCGTCGGACAACGATGGTGACGTGGTCCCTGCCGTCGACGACCTTAACGACGGCGCGCGGGATCCTGGACTGCACCGCGTAGCTGCAGGACACGGGAAGGAGCTCGTCGTCCCCGCCGTGGTAGATGGTGACGCCGCAGGTGAGCTGGTCCCGGACAACCTCCAGGCACTGGTCGATCTTGCTGGCGCTGCCGCAGATGATGTTGTGGAGGGTGTGCCAGGAGGCGATGTGGGTGTGGCAGAAGAAGCCGTCCATCAGGTATGTCCTGACCCTGCAAATGAAAAATTATATAGATGTCAATGGACCTTTTTTTTAGttaactagcaaggtgggaatCGTCTTTATaacttttttatgtttttgtcGCATATACATATTGctttattattttaaaaacactcatcaatgatactccctccgtcccgaaataagtgacgtggatttgtatccacctcacttattttgggacggaggtaATAGATGTTAGTCAGTCATATGTGAAATCACATGCatatcatgcatgcagttCGTCGAACTCTTCACCATATGTTGTTGACATGACGTCTTGTCTGAGGTTTTCATAActcatcaaaataaaaaaaggtacCTATCTcctgaaaccctagccgcttCCATTCCAAAAAAGCATTTTCGCTCTACCGCTTCTTGCAGGCGCTGCGAAGGTCCCCTCTTACCCCGTTTGCCGCTATGGCATGATGGGTGGGACACCGACCTGCGTTGAAGGGTGGTAGTTTGGTTTCTTAAAGTTAGGTTAGGTTCCTCGACTACGAGGCTATGATGGATATGGCGGAGCCGTGCGGTTTAGGAATATGGTTTCTCGACTAATGATCCACCTCATTGGTGACGTTCTCGTTGGCGGTGACTCTTTTGAAATAGTTGATTTGGTTATGTGTATTCGTGTTTTCAACATACTCGTGCATGTGTGCATTTTCTCTAATCGGCGAGGTTTGGCCAACTTCGACTTCGCCTCGAAGCTAGCAAGGTTAGGTCTCGAAAGATCAGTCTGGCCGAATCTACGATGGTCATCCAATCCTTGCCCTCGCCTTTTGGGACGATAGTCTTCTTAGATCAATATCACGCATGCATCTTCTGGCTCAGACCGGTTACTTCCTGGCCGATTCATTCAAGAAATCCCTCCGACATGGTTTGGAAGTCCAAAGTTTTTCCTTAAGGAGTtgtataattttatttttgtttaattgAATATAGTACTATAAGAGTTGTTTGCTTTAAATATGCCTTTCGCAAACAAAAAAACGGTTGCCAGAACTCACGTAGAATGAATTTGTATCAATGATTCGTTATCTGTTACACCAAAAAGTTGTTTTCGCTACTGCGAAACTTTGTTTCTGTTAGTGTCAAGAAAATATGCTTTTATTGATCAAGCAGAACATTTCCTTTTATCAGTCAAGCAGAATGTTTCCGTGGCACAAATCATTGTCCCatcatgaaaaaaatgcaCGCGTCTTTAAAACACAAATTGTTATTGATTTggtataacttttttttcagaaacgTATTTATCAAAATTGTTTTCAAAAATGTTATCTTGGAAATCATGTCAGACGTGATTCACGTTAGCATATAGCTCCAATTACAAATTTGTTCGGCAACTACCTTGCACCCGTTTCTTAATTCGTAATGGCCATATGCAAAGTTTATTTCTAGCCCATGAATGaaatcaaatatgtcatcgcGTGAGGTTTATTTCTAGCACATCCATCAAATCAAATATGCCATCCTCATTAAATCTTGACCAGGATTCCATCTTCGTCAGTTCCTCTCGTCTCCGATAGTCTATTGGACGTCTGAAGGTGAGGGAAACCACGTATCAACGTCTGACCATTGTATTAGTGCCTTCTTGGTAAGGTTTCGTGTGTCcttcacggcggcggcctgaCGGTGGAGCAACGATGCATGGATTAAGGGTCTTTTGACTCCATCGCCGTGATATGGATATCATGGTCTACTCCATGGAGTTTGTGGATCTCACAGCTTGTTATTTTGGCCATCTTCCTCATCAGTCCGACGATGATTCAACAGTTTGACAATCTTTCTTGCGAGGGATGGTGTCGGCCACCGCGTGCTCAACGATTTCAAGTTCTCACCCCACTGGGGTGGGCGGCTCAAGCGGCTTAGTAAAACCTAAAAGGGTAGTCCAGCTTATACATGTTTTGTCTATATTTCGTTACCAGGTATTTGAAGAAATATCAAGATTGAAATGGCGCAGATAGAGAAGTTGCCTTCAAATATTTTTGATGTAATTTTCGGTTTTTCCGAAACCATTGTTGTCATTTTAGTTGTTTGGATCAATTTTGTTTGTTGATTAAATGAGATAAAGCTTTTAAATAAAAACATTGCTTGTTAGTTAGTGGCAGCGAGGAAAAGATTATACCCCATCTACTGATTTGTGAGACGCATGGTCGTTCTGATCTTGAAACCCATATAAAGGATTCAACGATCTCAACGATCTTTTTTGCGAGGGATGGTCTCGGCCACCGCGCGCTCAACGATTTCTAGTTCTCACACGCTGGGGTGGGCGGCTCATGCGGCTTAGTAAAACCTAAAAGGGTAGTCCAGCTTATAAAGATTTGGTCTTCTAATATTTCGTTACCAGGTATTTGGAGAAATATAAAGATTGAAATGGCGCAGATAGAAAAGTTGGCTTCAAATATTTTTGATGTAATTTTCGGTTTATCCGAAATCATTGTTGTCATTTTAGttgttttgatatttttttattattaaatGAGATAAAgcttttaaagaaaaaacatagcTTGTTAGTTAGTGGCAGCGAGAAAAACATTATATCCCATCTACTGATTTGTGAGACGCGGGTCGTTCTGATATTGAAACCCATATAAAGAACATGATGTCACATGTTTCTTTACATAAAGCCAAAAGCTATATAAAGGACCTAATGTCACATGTTTCTTTACGTAAAGCCAAAAGCTAAGGTATTCGGTTCCTGGACGTACGTAATTTGGTTTCGGTTCTACTATCTCGCAGCTAACGGTCCGTTTCTTTCTAGGATCAAATCTTGTTTTTACCAACAAAAGCTAACGTAGCATGCTTGGACTCTTGGGTTCGGTTCCCTTTTTAGCAACCACGTGACATTACCGAGCAGCGTAACAGTTCGGTTCCGttttagagtttttttttgccaacgTGATAATGATAACATGTTTGGACGTAAACAGCGTAACATATGTAAGGTTCTCTACCCTCAGATCTCATATCCAATGGTCAAAATAATAAGGGTGATGTTGATCAACGCGGAGCCTCCTCTCGATATctctcatattgcttttagtatataatagattgcACCACTGGACCAACAATTTGAGAGATGAGAGCAGTTTAGTCCAACAAATTGCAAAATGAGCAAAACTAATTAAGTTGAGATTCGGATTACTTAGAGGTCCAAACCAATCAGGCGTTGACACGTGTccttcttatttatttttgctgaaAACCCCTGCGGTTATTGCGCATCCCACTCCCATCCTGAGAGTTGGCAACAGGTCCAGAGAAGGCGGGCCAGTGAGGTGGACGACGTTGGGTGACTTCTGGGCAAAGTAGGCCCGTGCGGCAGATCCAGTAGAGGAAGAGGCCGACGATTCCCGGCCAAAAATCAGGGAGATCGATTCCTCATCGGCGCgctcccctcctccgccccctACAACGCCATGCTCCAGGagctctccctcgccgccaaATCCTTCACCGGCGCCCTCACTGCCACACTCTTCAGCCTCGCGGGCCTCCAAAAGCTCTCCTTCATCTCCAATGGCCTCACCAGGCGGCGGGTGTACAAATTGTTCCTGtccgagtttttttttgcaaaatttccaCGGCCCGACGGGACACCATCTAGCTGCCATGTGTCCAATTCGGACTAATTGAACTAAAATGCTCCCGGACCTAAATTTCTGGGACTAGTTTTGCTCATTTTGCAACTTGTTGACTAAACTGCTCCCACATCTCAAGTTGGTTGGGCAGTGGTGCAattgcctctctttttttgtacTAAGTATCAATGGATGAAACTTTTTTCAAGGAACAAATCAATGTGAGTTTCAACTTTCCTAATTCCCAATCGACTGAGAACTGGTTAGATCTTAGTGGACTCATTTGAGCATTTGTTAAGCCTAAAGTATGCATAATTTGTGAGCAGAAAGAATAAAGTATGCATAATTCTGTCCAACTTTAGGCTTTGAGTTTTGCAATTTGAGTAGACTGGAGATACAGTGCTACAACATCCGTGTGATGGTGTGAGGAGTTTCCTGAGATCAAGAGCCAAGGGCTTCTGCGGCTGCAAGCTCCTTagtgttttttcttgttgGTTGGATTAAAATTTTACTCTTCCTTTTTTGTACGGATTTGTTGAGATGTGTGCATCTTGTTATGCAGAGGCCGGGTGCGAACTTGTTTGATGTATCTCCTTGATGCGACTTTTAAGTTCAATAGAAGCTCCCTTTATCGAAAAAAAAGAGCCAAGGGCCAGCCTCGTCCGTTGAGATTAATTCCTCGTTTTTTAGCAACCGGATCGAGGTCCAATCCACCCTATACCTGCCCTACTTTGACACACCCACACCAACGGTTTCAAATTAAGTTAAACATATGTTCTAGACACCATTGAAATTTCTGAATATAATGGCTGAAACTTTCACTTGAACTTTTAATAATTCTAACCAAAGTTTTAGGTTTCTTTTTACAAAAGTTTGAACTTGTCTTGAATTTATGGGTCATCAAAATGTTTGGACCGAGAAGCCAATGTTTAGGTGCCTATTGGAAATTTAAATTTTCATTTcagttgaaacttgaaagaaATAATCATGCCCATAACAGCCAAATATGCCCTCCTGAGACCACTGCGGTGCTACTGCCGCTTCCCATGAAGTGTGGGTGGGTGAGATGATAAAATTCTCGGATTTTTGGTAAAAGTTAATGGACTAGTTTTATATCTGAAAACTTTCCATAAAGCATGTTTTATGTCTATTCATCATTAGTTCGTCTTGATTTTTTCCTTAAATCTCTATCACATTTCAAACGTTTCAACAACCGACCATCTCAGCTTCAAATCGCTAAAACATTGcactaagagcatctctagcagatcCCTTATATAAGATCGACagtaaatattttgaattttgcggagaaaaaaaatgctctgAACAAACCCCTTAAAACTGTAGGGCCTATAAAAAGTTTAGAGAATCACCATAAAATTTTCCGCCCGCAGGCTACATCTAGGTTTTTGACAGCTCCTGTGCCAACGCCTAATATGCTCTACCTCCACCGTGCGTCCACCGCCACCGAATCCGGTCAAATCACCACGTGCAATGCCTTTAAATTATACTGCTAGTCTAGGGAAGGGATCTGTTTCGCCCGAGGTAAATCGATACCTTAAACACTTTTTAGGTGTACCTTAGTTTTTTAGGGTCAGCTTTTTACGGACCTGCTGGAATGCTGTAACATTTTCACTGGAATGCTATTGATTAATGAGATTTTTCAAAAGTTTCAAGATTGTCTGGTCGTTGTTTCGTGGAATGGTATTGATTACGCGACTGGGATAATTGGATAAAGCAGATGGTGCAAATCAGGTGGTCCATGACTATGTGCAGTGAGCAGCGAAACAGTAGATGGTAGCCAAGTACCGTTGTTGACCGGGGTCAAACTCAGTTCATATGTCGCTTATTAACTCCCACCGATCACATCACCATGCAGCGGCGACGCAGACGCGGGGCATCAATAAATGCTCCCACTGACGGGATCTCAATTGACGATCGGACAACGATGAATTCATCCTCTATACGATCGAGGTTGCTTAAATTCCATTGGCCTACACGTACTTACGCTACCTATATCCATCCAATCCCAGTGGAAGAAAGAAACTGTGAAGTCGCATGCCGTTGAGCTACTAAAATTCTTACCACACACCCCGGGCCGGATGGCGAAATGAAATGGTTTAATTAGTTACGTTTACTACAAGCTTTAGCTAGCTTACCTGTACAAGGTGAAGACGCGGAAGGCGAGCTCCCAGAGCCTGTGGTGCTTGCAGAGCACGATGCTGACGGTGCGGCTGAGGTGCTCGTACCAGCACGCCACCGACGCCCCGAACGCGATCGCCGGCCACACCCTCCTCGGCGCCACCGCCCGGAGCACCCTCTGCGAGCTCCCCCACGCCGCCACCTCCCCCGTctcccccggcgccggcggcgggaagtAGGGCGGCGAGACCAGGGTGATCgaccggacggcggcggggtacttggcggcgagcgccaggGCCAGGATGGACCCCAGCGAGTGCGCCACGATGTGGAAGGAGCCGACGCCGTGGCGCTGGATGACGGAGCGCTCGATCATCTCCACGTGCTCCCGCAGCGTGTACAGCGAGTCCGCCGGCTTGGGGCTCCGCCCGaaccccaggaggtccacggccagcagccgccgccgccggctcacGTGCGGGAGCACCGTCTCCGTCCAGAACCCCGACGACGATATGAACCCGTGGATGAACAGcacgtcctcctccaccaccccaCCGCCTTAAATCAATCCAGCAATGCGGCGAGACGTGAGAATTAATTGGGAAATCTTTAATGTTTGTGGAGCTCGTGTTAGTTAATGGAGGAGGCTGTGTTGTGTACCTTGCGGGGGCTGGACGTGGACGAAGAGGCGGTCGGAGTCGGCCGGGTTGCAGTTGGCGCAGTGGCAGTCGGACCAGCGCGGGGAGGGGTACGGCTTGTACGGCTCGCCGTCCCCGGCGCCGTCCTTGCCGCGCAGGATCTGCACGATGGCAGAGTGCACGGTGACCTTGCCGGCCGCCGACACGTTGTTCTCCCGGCGCCGGAAGGAtgccgacgacgaagacgacgaggcggccgcggcagcgAGGACGGAGGGGCGGGTGTAGAGGGTGTCGGAGATGTCCTCGAGGTGGAGCTTGGTGGAGGACAGCAAGCTGACGACCTTGGACCCGCCGCGCTCCGACACGACGATCTTGCTGTTCCccgacgccgccatggccgacgaGGAGCAGTAGCAGGGACGCCACGCGCCCTCGGCCACGTAGTCGGCAACCTTGTAGGccacgcagaggagcagctCCAGGGCGTCCAGCAGCGCGAACACCACCAGGCTCACCGCCACGTTCAGAGCACGGCCGGCCGACGCCAATGCCGACCGCGCCGCGGCCATCTGTACTTGAGCCACACACGGTCGACGCCGGCCAAGAGATCGAGATGGGCAGCGATGATGGGAGGCAGTCAAGTACTGCTACCGGAGAGAAGGGAGGAGAGGTGGTAAAGCTCTAGCTAGCGCGCGGTAGAAGAGGCAGCTGAGCTGCGCGGCGCGTGAGACGGTGACAAGTGAGTGAATTGATGGGCGAATTAAAGCGCAGGGGTTGGTGGTTGGTGAACCCCCTCTGGGCTAACACCACTGACACCGGCCAACTGGGGCCGCTCCGGTTGGGTCTTTCACCCAGCAGCCCGAGAAAGTTTGCAAGCACATCTGCACCGCACTGCGCTGCTTCTTCAAAGGCATGGACCATATATACACAGATATACGCTGGGAGTGTTTAATATGTAACAAGCCCCCAGCTTATTTCTAGTTTAATTATGGTTTTCACTGTAAGTTGGAGGCCAGCCTCGGACAAGATGGTGAAAGCACAGGCACGCGAAATtattgttttctcttcttaGGAAAAACGCAAAAGAGTTGCTTCTCGTTCACAGACGAAAATATATAATTGCCATTGTTTGCATCGACCGCCATTGGAATCGGAGCGATAGTTACAATGTGCGAATTATGAACATTCGCCGCTTCGCGCATATTCGTCTCTCTGAGAGCAAACGAAAGATTCTGCTAGACACGGAGTAGTGCTGTGTATTTTCCACTCCCGTGTACTTGTAAATGCTCGGTGCTCCCAACCACAGCTCCTCTATGTTCCACCGGAAGAAAACTCTCGTGCAACGCAACCCTTGGTAGTTCTCGAAAACGGAAAGTGCGACCTCTCGATCAGCTGCCTGCCGCAGAAATTACTAGTGTGAACAGGCGAGGAAGCTGGCTTGGATGACTTCCAAGTTTCAGCTCAAGTTAGAAATCTGCATGCACGAACGTCATTTCTCTGCTAACACGGCACAGGCACGTGGCCAAAGATAAATGCGTCTCCCGTTTGGATCGTTCTACGTACTCGAGCTAGCTAGTGGACGTGCTATACGAGGCAGCTGCATGACGGACATGACCGACCTAGCACGTTCTTCGTACGTACACTGGCACTCTAGTCAGCGCCCCTGCGTGATCCAGCAacccgtacgtacgtacgtacgtaaaCCCCTCTGCACAAAGTCATCTGGTAGTATTCGGTACTACTATCCGAGATCATTTTTTGTGTAGCAGTACATCAGCGCACCAAAGCATAAAACATTTTCGTCAAACATGCACAAGCCGGAAAATCAACTATTCTATCACGTACAATACAGGGACACCAAAATAATCAGTCAGGTGTCGAGCAAACAGGGTAATTACCGGCTGGTGCATCAGTGCATGCGGCAACGGGAGCCGTGCGTCGGGCGATCTGGTCGCGTAGGTGAGCTGAGCCGGGAGGAAAGCTGGGACGGGCAGCTCGTGTAGGTGAGCGAGCGGCGGAATACGGAGCTCCCGGCCGTGTGTACTACTCTCTCCGGGCAAAGCTCGAACCGGCGTCGGATTATTGTTCCTGGATTTAGGTGGCGATCGATGTTGGCCTCTTTTGGCGCCACCTGGCGAAACGTTTACTTGAAACAGATGGCGAACTGAACTGACTGACCCCCGAGACTGGGAGGGATTACTATAATTTTTACATGTTTGTTGGCTAATCTATGGGTGAAAGTGAAGCGAGTCTAGATCGCGGTTGCATGTGTATGTTGCGTGCAAGAAAGCAGAATTTGTTAGGGTCACGATTTGACAATTGACGTTCGTGCGCACTTGAGCATGCCACTATGCCAGAGTCCAATCAATATACGGAAAGGACCTTCAGGTTTTGCCTATGTAAATATTTTCAACTCTAATAAaccaaataaacaaatcactGGTTTGGTAACGTTTGTTTCAAGAAAAAATGTGTTCATCACTTGGTCTCATAAAAATGAACATGCTGAGTACTGAACCACATATTAATTTCAAGGACGCGGCTATTTCTCATTtactgatttttaagcaaaaggtGTTAAATATAAGTTTACAAATCAGATCCTTTGGATTAAAATTTGAGGTCATCCGCACTCTTTCCTCTCTCACATCATAttattggattaagatctCGGTCCAGAACGTCAACTCATATCAAGAGCAAAACCTTAATTTCAATCCTTTACTGACTGCAGTGAGACTGAGGCGGTCTTGACTCTTGGCCGTGGAACGTGCTGCGAGTGTCAATGCGTTGAcagcatttttgtttttttcttaggGGCGGACAGGTTGACAGCAAATGAATCTACCAAGTCCGGCCGAAACTGAGAGGCCCAAATCAAAAGAAAGCCTGCTGAGCGGGCCGGCGGCAAACGGGCGCTGTCCCATTCAGCCCTTTGGCCAACAGAATTTTGGTGTGATAAAGCTGGGCCGTGGTGAACGCCACCCGCCATTCTATTTTAGCTGGGCTAGTCAGGGATTCAAGTTTCTTCTGGTTGGCAGGACCTATAACCCGTAAAAGGCAGGGCCTATAACCACCCACCAGGCCCACTTGACGGATATTTATGCTCCCGAAATATTTCATGtcatggacgacgacgacggaaGTTATTAAAGCTGGTTTGGCACCGATCATTTAGACATGGAATcgtataatttattttgaattttaaaaaataagtTATTTGGTTGGCGCGGAATTAGCCACATGAATTTAATCTCAAATTTTATGAAatcaattcctctctaaaacCATCATTTCTGTAGAATTGTCTCACTCTTCAATTTCATGTgatagacaaacatgatttttcaacccggaattcaaattcaaccaaaaaaaatcttatcaAAAACtagatttcattttattttgatcaaatgaaatgaattcttggttgccaaacgagctgttatCGAAATCCCGTAGAGCCCGGAGGTTTCACGCGAGAACAATTTTCAGCTGACCTGGCAGcatagaagaaagaaaagcgAATCCGGAACACGCCAGTGATGAGCATTGTGTTTGTGTAGCAGTAGCATGTACAGCCCCGGGGTACGTCTTTGAACGCACTGTTGGAAACGGACAAGGATATATGATCGAACAGATGCCGAGTTGGAGACATCGATCCCAACAGAAGACACGATCTCTCAAGTAGTCGCGCGCACTAATTATTCGCACGTAGGTTGGTTTGAGTCCGGATTCTGAAACCCTGTCATTGCTAGTACTACTAGCTAGCTGTAGGATCTAAACAGATTTTCTTCAGATAATTTCGCCCATCAGGCTGCGcatcctcttctttctttccgtTTTACGGAGGCGGCCGCGCATCTTCCATCATGTGCTTAGCACTACTAGCATCCAAAGCTTTTTACGGGTCTGAAACAAAACGTCGCGGTCATCCGACTCACGGGCGCACAGAACTTCGAGGCAAGAGGACAAACTGTTTCGGTTAAAACATTCCCGATGGCCGTCATTGCGCAGCGCCTTACGTACGCTCCATTCGTTCCGGGATGCAATTTGTTAATGTGTCCAAGAAAAATCCGACTTGGCAACCCTCTGGACTCTGGTCTTTTCCAAGTTGCAATGGACACTACAGAACTTCGCCAATCGCCTGTTATTCAGAACAGCTGATATCATGGATCTTTGTCGCTTCCCGTGGAAAGAAGCAGTTGAGCCTCCTCCGTGTGGCTTGTGGCGGCCGGGGAGCAATGAGAATTTGGCTCCAAATGGGATGAGTGCTACATGGAGCATAAATTAGGTCACGGATAGGATAGTGTAGTCTAATGCTACTTGGACGTTATGATTTTTTACTGGATCAATCCTAGAAACTCCTAAATTTGCAATGGTGAGTATGCTTATCCACACGAGTGAGTTGTCACGATCCATACTCAATAGTATCGACTAGGTTAGGCATGCCATTTGTTCCTAAATACACAtccttgttgttttctttgtctAGATTACCAGCTGACATTCTGCTATCATGTCATagtctatttatttatttgaaaaGGGGGAATGCCCCGTATGTCATGTTATGTCATGGTCATAGCTCTTTCTTCGTTGGCATTTTAaaatgagtaaaatacaccgctaatacatgaactcggcaaaaataacactttagtccacgaattCGGAAAACGCACATTTAAACCCCCTAAACTAGGACTATTATGTCACTTTAGTCCTACAACAGTCcggcgaggcttaaacacgccaTGTGGCCGTCACGTCGGCTTCGGTCAGGACCGCGGGCTGCTACTAAATTTTCTTAgaatttatttttgcaaaatcaccatgcccgagccgcccgcaaGGGGCAAGGCGGCCGCGACCCGACATGGATCCTGGGGCCTTGAGAACCACGCCGTTGCCGCCTCGCCTAAGGTTGCTATTAAGTCCACAACGCTCAATTTTGACGAGAGGACACAGGTGAAGAGGTCGCCGAAGCTgacgtggcggccacgtgacgtgtttaagcctcgccgaatcgtttttgaactaaagtgacacagtagtcctactttaggggtttaagtgtgcgtttttttaggagtaaatttcacacaaCCACGGGTTTAGAGGCAGACTTCTCAACAAGCACTGATTGATGCTAATTTATCCGCAAAACCACACGTTTTGTGTCCAACCGTCTCACTCCACCCAAAACACTGGTTTAAGCGTTGCTGACGGTAGTTCTTATAGGTggggcccgcatgtcaggtGCCACGTCTTTTTCACTAGACCccttgtcttttttgtttttttctcatcccctcatcttcttctgccTTGAGCTGGGGATACTCCTCGC includes:
- the LOC100826872 gene encoding probable lysophospholipase BODYGUARD 3, with the protein product MAAARSALASAGRALNVAVSLVVFALLDALELLLCVAYKVADYVAEGAWRPCYCSSSAMAASGNSKIVVSERGGSKVVSLLSSTKLHLEDISDTLYTRPSVLAAAAASSSSSSASFRRRENNVSAAGKVTVHSAIVQILRGKDGAGDGEPYKPYPSPRWSDCHCANCNPADSDRLFVHVQPPQGGGVVEEDVLFIHGFISSSGFWTETVLPHVSRRRRLLAVDLLGFGRSPKPADSLYTLREHVEMIERSVIQRHGVGSFHIVAHSLGSILALALAAKYPAAVRSITLVSPPYFPPPAPGETGEVAAWGSSQRVLRAVAPRRVWPAIAFGASVACWYEHLSRTVSIVLCKHHRLWELAFRVFTLYRVRTYLMDGFFCHTHIASWHTLHNIICGSASKIDQCLEVVRDQLTCGVTIYHGGDDELLPVSCSYAVQSRIPRAVVKVVDGRDHVTIVVRRQKELARELEEIWDTKRP